The following are encoded in a window of Sphingobium sp. AP49 genomic DNA:
- a CDS encoding SDR family oxidoreductase, whose translation MQIAGRTIFITGGGGGIGGGMAQAFAEKGGRIILADIDADFAEAEVAKLPPGTDALALPIDVTNRDSWAQARAAAEARFGPVDILCNNAGIASGFVPLIDMDPADFDRLVAVNLTGVYNGIACFARAMVDRGAGHIVNTSSMNGLNPFGLFAAYSASKFGVLGLSDSLRQELAPRGVGVSTLFPGLTRSRMSESDTVGPGAMDPARLAQIRANMMEPIWLGRAVVRAVEQDQPYIITHPEYRDDLARRFDTILAAFGEPAQPGYRTGASATGR comes from the coding sequence ATGCAGATCGCGGGCAGGACGATATTCATCACCGGCGGCGGCGGCGGAATCGGCGGGGGAATGGCGCAGGCCTTTGCCGAGAAGGGCGGGCGCATCATCCTGGCCGATATCGATGCGGATTTTGCCGAGGCGGAGGTGGCGAAGCTGCCGCCGGGGACGGATGCGCTGGCGCTGCCGATCGACGTCACCAACCGCGACAGCTGGGCGCAGGCCAGGGCCGCTGCGGAGGCGCGGTTCGGGCCTGTGGATATTCTCTGCAACAATGCCGGGATCGCGTCGGGCTTCGTGCCGCTGATCGACATGGATCCGGCCGATTTCGACCGGCTGGTCGCGGTCAACCTGACCGGCGTCTATAATGGCATCGCCTGTTTCGCACGGGCGATGGTCGACCGCGGCGCTGGGCATATCGTCAACACATCGTCGATGAACGGGCTCAATCCCTTCGGCCTGTTCGCCGCCTATTCGGCGAGCAAGTTCGGCGTGCTGGGCCTGTCGGATTCGCTGCGGCAGGAATTGGCGCCCCGTGGCGTCGGCGTCTCCACTTTGTTTCCCGGCCTGACCCGCAGCCGCATGTCGGAATCCGACACGGTCGGGCCGGGCGCGATGGACCCGGCGCGGCTGGCGCAGATTCGCGCCAACATGATGGAGCCGATCTGGCTGGGCCGGGCGGTGGTGCGCGCGGTCGAGCAGGACCAGCCCTATATCATCACCCATCCCGAATATCGCGACGACCTGGCCCGCCGGTTCGACACGATCCTGGCGGCGTTCGGCGAACCGGCCCAGCCGGGCTATCGCACGGGGGCGTCGGCGACCGGGCGCTGA
- the bla gene encoding subclass B3 metallo-beta-lactamase, which produces MRNWMGVGISMAAMFLGGPAWTKAADDPLLRPIALASSKRWLAPQAPIRLHGQTYLVGFGGLNVALIKTNAGLILIDGAVPQAVRDVEANIRALGFSIRDVKLILSTEPHFDHAGGLAALARDSGATVVASAPATVVLRTGGIDPADPQAAWLERFPAVRRLRAVKDGEAIRLGDTVITAVATPGHTMGSMSWRWKSCEGRQCATILFGSSLNPIAAEGYSFSDPAHRPVVDAFRATFAKVGAMDCDLLITAHPDPADPAKLARLRAKRMPNPFIDPTACRRYADRAAGMLDKKLAAEGETRSYNRGQ; this is translated from the coding sequence ATGCGCAACTGGATGGGCGTAGGTATCAGCATGGCTGCGATGTTTCTGGGTGGCCCGGCCTGGACGAAGGCGGCGGATGATCCATTGCTGCGACCGATCGCGCTTGCCTCGTCCAAGCGCTGGCTGGCGCCGCAGGCGCCGATCCGGCTACATGGCCAGACCTATCTGGTCGGGTTTGGCGGCCTCAACGTCGCGCTTATCAAAACCAATGCCGGGCTGATCCTGATTGACGGCGCGGTGCCGCAGGCAGTGCGCGACGTCGAGGCGAACATCAGGGCGTTGGGCTTTTCGATCCGCGACGTGAAGCTGATCCTGAGCACCGAACCGCATTTCGACCATGCCGGCGGGCTGGCCGCGCTGGCGCGGGACAGCGGCGCGACGGTGGTGGCGAGCGCGCCGGCGACCGTGGTGCTGCGCACCGGCGGCATCGATCCGGCCGATCCGCAGGCGGCCTGGCTGGAGCGCTTCCCCGCCGTCCGCCGGCTGCGCGCGGTCAAAGATGGCGAGGCAATCCGGCTGGGCGACACGGTCATCACCGCCGTCGCGACGCCGGGCCATACGATGGGCAGCATGAGCTGGCGCTGGAAAAGCTGCGAGGGGCGGCAATGCGCGACCATCCTCTTCGGCTCCAGCCTTAATCCGATCGCCGCCGAAGGCTATAGTTTTTCCGATCCGGCGCACCGGCCGGTGGTCGACGCCTTTCGCGCGACATTCGCCAAGGTGGGCGCAATGGACTGCGACCTGTTGATCACCGCCCATCCCGATCCGGCCGACCCGGCCAAGCTCGCGCGCTTGCGGGCGAAGCGCATGCCCAATCCCTTCATCGATCCGACCGCCTGCCGCCGCTATGCCGACCGGGCCGCCGGGATGCTGGACAAGAAGCTGGCGGCAGAGGGGGAGACGCGCAGTTACAACCGGGGCCAATAG